Genomic DNA from Roseburia intestinalis L1-82:
ATCCTTTATGAGATGTGTAAAAACGACCATATGCATCCGTCAGATGTTAAGGAGGGAAAAATTGAGCTGATTGCAGACTGCAACGGACTGTTAAAAGTTGACAAAGAAAAATTGAAAAAGGTGAACAGCTTCGGTGAAATGATGATCGCCAGCCGCCACGGAAATACACCGGTGAAGGCGGGGGACAAGCTTGCAGGAACCAGAATTATTCCACTTGTCATCAAAAAAGATAAAATGGAACGTGTAAAAGCAATTTGTGCGGATGCCCCGATTTTTACATTAAAGCCATTCCATAAGAAAAAAGCTGCGATCATCACGACCGGAAATGAGGTTTATCATGGAAGGATCGAAGATACTTTTACACCGGTCATCCGGGAAAAGCTGGCAGAATATGATACAGAAGTCATTTTTCATGAAACTTTTGATGATGATAATCAAAAGATTACGGATGGATGTCTTGCGGCGATCGAGGCAGGGGCAGATCTTGTGATCTGTACCGGAGGCATGAGTGTTGATCCGGATGATAAAACCCCGCTTGCCATCAAAAACACGGGGGCAGAGATCATTTCTTACGGTGCACCGGTACTGCCTGGAGCGATGTTTCTGATTTCCTATTACAACGGAAATGTTCCGATCCTTGGTCTGCCGGGCTGCGTGATGTATGCAAAGCGCACAATCTTTGATCTGGTACTGCCACGCATTATGGCTGATGATAAAGTGACAGCAGAAGAGCTTGCGGCGCTTGGAGAAGGGGGACTCTGCCTAAACTGTGACCACTGTATTTACCCGAATTGTGGATTTGGAAAGGGCTGGTAAACGAGTCTATGAAAGATAAGGCAGGCAGGGAGATCGACTACTTGAGAATCTCCATTACCGACCGCTGTAATCTGCGTTGTAAGTATTGTATGCCGGGTGATATAGAGACGACAGATATGGAAAATCTGCTGACCTACGAGGAGATCGTTCAGGTGACAGAGACGGCGGCAGCACTTGGAATCCGGCATATCCGCCTGACTGGCGGGGAACCGTTAGTGCGCCGCGGCTGTGTGGATCTGGTAGAAAAAATAAAAAATGTTTCCGGTATTGAAACGGTTGGAATGACCACAAATGGGGTTCTGCTTGCAGAGTATGCAAAGGCTTTGAAAGAGGCTGGACTGGACAGTGTGAATGTCAGTCTTGATACTTTGGATGAAACAGAATTTCAAAGACTGACGGGACGGGATGAATTAAATGCAGTGTTGGCAGGAATCAATGCTGCAAAAGAAGCACAAATTCCGGTAAAGATTAATACCGTGCATTATCAGCATCTTGACTGGAAATCTATTCTTGATTATACAAATAGAGTGCAGATTCCGGTGCGTTTTATCGAGATGATGCCGATCGGGTATGGGGCAGCGTATACTGGAGGCTCCAATGAAGAATTGTTTCGGCAGATCGAGGAGTGCTATGGGAATGTATCAGAAGCCGGAACTGTGAGAAGCAGGGAAGGCGAAAAATATAGTGCAGATATCCGGGATTTGTCGTACACGGAAGAGAAGCAGCAATCCGGAAAACATGGCGCAGGTCCTGCAGCTTACTACCGTTTTCCGGGATTAAATATGGATGTCGGTTTTATCAGTGCCATGCATCATAAATTCTGCAGATCCTGCAACCGCATCCGGCTCACTTCGGAAGGATATTTAAAACTATGCCTCTGTTATGAAAAAGGCGTTGATTTAAGAGCCGTTCTCCGGGATCCGGGGAAAAAACAGACATTGCAGGAAGTGATGAAAAAGGCAATTTTTGAAAAACCAGCGGAGCATTGTTTTGAACAGGTCTCTGAAATGACAGAGCACAATGCAATGGTGCGTATTGGTGGATAATGCAACGGAGTGAATTGATTTACAATGAAAATGCAGGTAGAAATGTAATTCTGACGAGAATGGGTGAAATTAATTATAATTAAATGAAAAACACCCAAAATACGCAATGAAATGAGTGGAAAATGGCAGAAATGGGCGAAAAATACATGAACGAACTGCATTCGCCCAATCGACCGTAAATGAGCAGAATATGTAAGCAAAAATGGGTAGGAATATGTAGTAATATAGAGAAATCGCCCAATCACTGATATGAGAAACAAAAATTCCAAAGTATTTATAAAGGATTGAAAATACCTGCAATGAAACGGATGAAAAACATCAGAAAATGGAGCAATCATACATGGGAATCATAAAAGGAATTTGTATCAGCAAAGAAAGAGGAACAGAAAAGCATGAGGTGGCAGAAGCCGGGTTTGTCAAAGACTGGGGCATCCAGGGCGATGCACATGCAGGAAAATGGCACAGACAGGTCAGTCTGCTTTCCTTTGAAAAAATAGAAGAATTTCGTACAAAAGGTGCAGACGTTGCGTTCGGAGCATTTGGAGAAAATCTGATCGTGGAGGGATATGATTTTAAGAATCTTCCGGTCGGTACGAGATTTCGCTGCGGAAAGGTGCTGCTTGAGATGACACAGATCGGAAAAGAATGTCACTCCCATTGCCAGATTTATCAGAGAATGGGAGAATGTATCATGCCACATGAAGGTGTTTTTGCAGTTGTGTTAGAAGGCGGCACGATTCATGTTGGGGATGAACTGCTGTTGCAGGAATCATGATGTGATAGAAATACAATATAAGGAGAATGCCCTATGAAAGAAATTGTGGAAGCTCTTAAGAAAAGGATCAGCGAAAATAAAAACAGTATGCTTGTCACTGTGGTAGCGGGACGCGGTTCAATCCCGCGAAAAGCAGGTGCCTATATGGTAGTCGGAGAGGATGGCAGAGTGACCGGAACGATCGGCGGTGGTAATCTGGAATACCAGGCAACGCTGATGGGACAAAAACTTCTCGCGGAAAAGAAAAATTATCTGCATGAGTATAATCTTGGTCAGGAAAAATCTGCAGAACTTGGAATGGCATGCGGCGGAAATGCGACAGTGCTGTTTTATTTTGTGGATGCCCGGGAAGATGCCGCATGGATCAGACAGATGGAAGAGGCAGAAGAAAAAAGAGAAGCATTCTGGATCCTGATGCCGTTAGAGGAAGGGAAAATAAAAATACTGCCAGAGTTTCAGACTTTTGCGCATCAGTCTGTGACAGAAATAGATGGAGCACGTTTCTATGCAGAACAGTTTTCTTATGATGGAAAAGTATACATTTTTGGGGGCGGGCATTTAGCGCAGGAACTTGTTCCGGTGTTGTCACATCTTGGTTTCAGATGCATTGTTTCAGATGACAGGGAAGAATTTACGAAGCCGGAACTGTTTCCGGGAGCGGAAGAGATACGGTTGATTGATTTTGGAAAACTGGAAGAAACATTTACGATTCACCCGGAGGACTACATTGTGGTCGTTACAAGAGGACATCTCTGTGATACAGATGCAGAACGCTTTGGACTGAAAACTCCTGCCGGGTACATTGGTGTTGTAGGAAGCAGGAAAAAGACAAAATTTGTCACCGATAAATTACTGGCAGAAGGATTTACCGAGGAACAGCTTGAGCGTGTGACAGCACCGATTGGAATTGAAATCGGAAGTGAAACTCCGGCGGAGATCGCGATCAGTATTGCAGCACAGCTTATTGAGGTGCGGTCTAAAAAGAAATGAAAAAATTAAAAATAAATTTAAAATCTATAAAAAGACATGATATTAATAGCACTTAAAATATAAATGAAAAGAAAAGAGGAAAAACAAATGAGGAAGAAATGTGTGTGTGTATTACTTTCTGCAGCGATGGCAATGACCATGTTTGCCGGATGCGGAAACAAGGATCAGGCGTCAGCAGGTGAGACTAATACGGTGGCTTCCGCAGATGCAGAAAAATCTTCTGAGACAGAGGGCGCAGAAGTAAATGCTGACGAATCATCAGGCGCAGATATGTCAGCAACGGAGGCGGCAGAGGAAACTTCAGAAGCAGCAGAAACAACTGCAGCAGAGCCTTTTGAGGCGACCACGGTAACGGTATTTGCAGCGAAAAGTTTAAACACGGTTATGGAAGAGCTGATCGCAGAGTATAACAAAACGCAGCCGAATGTATCTATCGTGGGAAGTTATGACAGTTCAGGTACCCTGATGACACAGATCGAGGAGGGAGCAGCCTGTGATGTATTCTTTTCCGCAGCACAGAAACAGATGGATCAGCTTCAGGATGAGGACGGACTGGCTGTTGACGGAACCAGACACAACGTTGTAAACAATCAGGTCTGCGTGGTCACATGGAAAGGAAGTGGAACGGAGGTAACCGGACTTTCTGATATTGGAAAAGCAAAGAGCATTGCGTTTGCAGACGGTTCTGTTCCGGTTGGAAAATATACCAGACAGGCAATGGTAAATGCAGGAATGCTGGACAAAGTGGACGATGTTTCACAGATCACGACATCGGAAATCCAGGAAGCACTTGGCGGTGTGGAAATTAACGAGTGTGCCAATGTAGGTGCGGTAACGGCTGCGGTTGCAGAGGGATCGAATGAAGTCGGAACCGTATATTATTCAGATACTTACGGTTTTGAGGATCGTCTTCAAATTTTAGAGGTGGTTCCTTATGAGCTGACAGGAAATGTTATTTATCCGGTAGCACAGATCATCAATAAAGAAGCAGATGAGTTAGAGCAGAGTGCTGCGGAGGATTTTATCAATTTCCTGACTTCAGACGACGCAAAAACGATCTTCCAGAAATACTATTTTGATACAGATGTTGAATAAAGATTAAATTTTTTAAACAGCCGTTTATTTTCAAACCAATAAAGACAGTGATTGAGACAGTAGATTTTATGCTGCAAAAATGATCAGGATAAAAGATGGATGATAAATGGCTGTCTGAAAATTTAAAATGAAAACAGGAGGCAGTTATGAGTCAGTTGGCAGCATATTTAAGCGGACTTGACTGGAGTCCGCTTTTAATCTCGTTAAAGACCGGAATTGTAGCAACCATTATTTCGTTTTTTTTAGGAATCTATGCAGCGCGAAAAGTTGTGAAAGCAGGACCGCGTGTTAAGGCGGTTGCAGATGGAATTCTGACACTGCCGATGGTGCTGCCACCGACGGTAGCCGGGTTTTTCCTGCTGTTGCTGTTCAGCCTCAGGAGACCGTTTGGAGCATATCTTTACGATAGATTTGATTTTAAGGTGGTACAGACATGGCTTGGCTGTATCCTCGCGGCGACGGTAATCGCATTTCCACTCATGTACCGGAATGCCAGGGCAGCGTTTGAGCAGATCGATGTAAATCTGATCTATGCGGCACGGACACTTGGGATGCCTGAAATTAAAATTTTCTGGAAAGTGGTCGTTCCGGCAGCGGGACCGGGTATTGCATCCGGAACCGTTTTAACGTTTGCAAGGGCTCTCGGTGAGTATGGCGCAACCTCAATGCTTGCGGGAAATATTCCGAAAAAAACGAGTACGATCTCACAGAAAATTGCAATGGTCATCCAGGACGGCGACTATGCGACAGCGGGATTCTGGGTGATTGTGATATTAGTGATTGCATTTGTGGTCATATTTTTATTAAATATCATTACGGCAAAAAATATGAAACATGTGAGCAGATGGTAGGGCAGTCAGGAGGAAAAAGGAAAGCAGCATATAAAATATGCGACAGATGGTGAGGCAGGAGGACTGTGATGAGTCTGAAAGTAAATATAAAAAAGAGGCTGGGGAACTTTAATTTAGACGTCGCGTTCGAGACCGAGCGTGGCGTATTTGCGATTCTTGGGGCATCCGGATGTGGAAAGAGCATGACACTAAAATGTATAGCCGGAATTGAGACGCCGGACGAAGGACGGATCGAATTAAATGGCAGAGTTTTATACGACTCTGCAAAAAAGATCAATCTCACCCTGCAGAAACGGCGTGTCGGTTATATGTTTCAGGACTATGCCCTGTTTCCGAATATGACGGTCGAACAGAATATCAAAGCCGGCATGGGAAAACATCCGGAGGAAGAAAAAGTAAGATCTTATATCAACCGTTTCCGTTTAGAGGGGCTGGAAAAACATTACCCCGCACAACTTTCCGGCGGGCAGAAACAGCGTGTGGCAATGGCGCGGATGATTGCTTCTGAGCCAGATATCCTGCTTTTGGATGAACCATTTTCTGCGCTTGACAGTTACCTGAAATGGGAGCTGGAGCAGGAAATGCGAGATATGTTAGCGGAGGTGCAAAAACCGGTACTTTTTGTTTCACACAACCGGGATGAGGTTTATCGTCTGTGCAGCGTGGTAAGCTGCATCGACCATGGAAAAATGGAGGTCATAGAGAAAACAAAAGAATTTTTCCATAACCCGAAAACAAAGACGGCGGCAGTGTTATCCGGATGTAAGAACATTTCTGCAGCAGAAATTGTGGATAACAACCATATAAAAGCGCTTGGCTGGGGGATAACCCTTTGCGTTTCGGAGATTCCGGAGGAAACAAAGGCGGTTGGTATCCGGGCACATTCGTTTTATCCGGTGAATGCAGAGCAGATATCTGGCAAAGAGAGTGCAGCAAATGAATCTCGTGTGAGTGTGATACAGGAGGGAACGGGCTTTAAAAAGTATAGGAACCCTGTACAGGAGGAAAATATTTTTAAAATTGAGGAATCCCGTATCATTGAGGATCCGTTTGAGTGGAATATTTCATTTCGTCCATCGAAAGAGAGCGGGTGGCTTCAGTGGAAAATAGCAAAAACAGAACAGGAAGATTCGCCAGGACCGATCCCGCCGGCTCTGGCAGTGCATGCAAAGGACATTTTATTGTTAAAGGACAATGCCTATGAATAACAGACAACTGACTATTTTCCGTACAGTGTGTGAAGAGGGAAGCATGACAAAGACGGCCGAAAAACTATATATGACACAGCCTGCGGTGAGTCAGACCATCAAGGAATTAGAGCAGGAGAGCGGTGTCTGTTTTTTAGAGCGCTATAACCGTAAAGTGGTGCCGACGGAGAGCGGCAGGCTTCTATATCAGTATGCATGCCATATCCTTGGATTGTATCAGGATTTGGAACAGCATTTAAAAGAAACGGAAGGGGTGCGGACAATCCGTATCGGTGCAAACCTTTCTGTCGGCGTGAAAATGCTGCGTGGATTTATCCGTGCATTTGAAAAAAAGTATCCAGATATCCAAGTGAAAGTAACGGTTAGCGGGTCAGTGCGGCTGATGGAACTTTTAAAAACGCATCAGATCGATCTGGGATTGATGGAAGATCTGCCTGGCGAGACCGACTATATCCAGGAGCCGTTTGCAAAGGACCGGACACTGATCGTTGCGGCACCGGATCATCCACTGGCGGGGAAGGAGCATGTCAGATTTGAGGACCTGAAAAAAGAAAATTTTCTTCTGCGGGAAAAGGGAGCCGGGGTACGTGACCGTTTTGAAGCCATTTTAAGGACAAAAGACTGTGTGATCGATCCGCTCTGGGAGAGCCGGAGCACGAAAGTACTTGTGCAGGCGGTGGAAGATGGCTTTGGTATTTCTGTGCTGCCATATTGTCTGATTGAGGAATATTTAAAAGAAGGCCGTCTGGCGGAAATAAAAGTGGAAGATCTTTGTCTTGAAAGAAATTTAAATCTGGTATATCATCCACATAAGGTATGGAATGATCCACTCCGTGATTTTATGGATATTGTGCGCTGGTATGGGCATGATGAGATTAGAGCGATGAAAACAACCGATGGTATGTTTCACGGGCAGACTGATACGAACACGCTGTTGCTGTAAAATAAAAAGAACAGGTTTCCTGAGGTGGAAACGCTGTCCTTTTCTATGCTATAAATGTGTGTGTGTATATAGCAATTAAAATGTATCATGGATTTGATATAACTTCAAATAGGATAAAATTATAGAAAACATAAGTAAATACTTATGAGAGAAACGGAGATATGATATGAACCTGTTAGACATCATCGGACCTGTGATGGTCGGTCCATCCAGCTCCCATACGGCAGGAGCCGTCAAGATCGGGAGAGTCAGCCGTAAGCTGCTTGCGGAAGAAGTAAAAGAGGCAAAAATATATTTTCACGGTTCCTTCCTTGCAACGGGAAAGGGACATGGCACGGATAAGGCGCTGATCGCTGGACTTTTGGGCATGCAGGTGGATGATCCGGCAATCCCGGACAGTTTTCGGATTGCAGGCGAAAGAGGAATGGATTTTTCCTTAGAGGGGATTGATCTTGGTGATGTGCATCCCAATTCAGTGAAAATGAATCTGACAGGTGTTTCCGGGCGTACACTCGAAGTGGTTGCGGCTTCGATTGGAGGCGGGCGGATACAGATCTGTGAGCTTGACGGGATCACTGCCAATTTCAGCGGCGATTATCCGACACTGATCGTGCACAATATCGACCAGCCGGGACATGTCACCGAAGTGACTTCCATGCTCGCACACAAGGGTGTCAACATTGCAACAATGCAGCTTTACCGGAAAAGCAGGGGTGGCAGCGCCGTCATGGTCATAGAGTGCGATCAGGAAGTGCCAAAAGAATCACTTGCATGGCTGGAGCGGTTAGAGGGCATATTAAAAGTGACATATTGCAGTCTTGTGGAAGAGTAGAATTTATCATAAGAAAGTAGGAACATTTCATGTATGGATCATTACAGGAATTATGCGAATTAGAAGAAAAATCCGGGAAACCGTTCTGGAAGATCGTGCAGGAGGACG
This window encodes:
- a CDS encoding molybdopterin-binding protein, which codes for MKLIKTEDAVGQVLCHDITQIIKGVTKDAVFRKGHIITEEDIPVLLSVGKDHIYIWEKDDTILHENEAAQILYEMCKNDHMHPSDVKEGKIELIADCNGLLKVDKEKLKKVNSFGEMMIASRHGNTPVKAGDKLAGTRIIPLVIKKDKMERVKAICADAPIFTLKPFHKKKAAIITTGNEVYHGRIEDTFTPVIREKLAEYDTEVIFHETFDDDNQKITDGCLAAIEAGADLVICTGGMSVDPDDKTPLAIKNTGAEIISYGAPVLPGAMFLISYYNGNVPILGLPGCVMYAKRTIFDLVLPRIMADDKVTAEELAALGEGGLCLNCDHCIYPNCGFGKGW
- a CDS encoding GTP 3',8-cyclase MoaA; amino-acid sequence: MKDKAGREIDYLRISITDRCNLRCKYCMPGDIETTDMENLLTYEEIVQVTETAAALGIRHIRLTGGEPLVRRGCVDLVEKIKNVSGIETVGMTTNGVLLAEYAKALKEAGLDSVNVSLDTLDETEFQRLTGRDELNAVLAGINAAKEAQIPVKINTVHYQHLDWKSILDYTNRVQIPVRFIEMMPIGYGAAYTGGSNEELFRQIEECYGNVSEAGTVRSREGEKYSADIRDLSYTEEKQQSGKHGAGPAAYYRFPGLNMDVGFISAMHHKFCRSCNRIRLTSEGYLKLCLCYEKGVDLRAVLRDPGKKQTLQEVMKKAIFEKPAEHCFEQVSEMTEHNAMVRIGG
- a CDS encoding MOSC domain-containing protein, whose amino-acid sequence is MGIIKGICISKERGTEKHEVAEAGFVKDWGIQGDAHAGKWHRQVSLLSFEKIEEFRTKGADVAFGAFGENLIVEGYDFKNLPVGTRFRCGKVLLEMTQIGKECHSHCQIYQRMGECIMPHEGVFAVVLEGGTIHVGDELLLQES
- a CDS encoding XdhC family protein, yielding MKEIVEALKKRISENKNSMLVTVVAGRGSIPRKAGAYMVVGEDGRVTGTIGGGNLEYQATLMGQKLLAEKKNYLHEYNLGQEKSAELGMACGGNATVLFYFVDAREDAAWIRQMEEAEEKREAFWILMPLEEGKIKILPEFQTFAHQSVTEIDGARFYAEQFSYDGKVYIFGGGHLAQELVPVLSHLGFRCIVSDDREEFTKPELFPGAEEIRLIDFGKLEETFTIHPEDYIVVVTRGHLCDTDAERFGLKTPAGYIGVVGSRKKTKFVTDKLLAEGFTEEQLERVTAPIGIEIGSETPAEIAISIAAQLIEVRSKKK
- the modA gene encoding molybdate ABC transporter substrate-binding protein, producing MRKKCVCVLLSAAMAMTMFAGCGNKDQASAGETNTVASADAEKSSETEGAEVNADESSGADMSATEAAEETSEAAETTAAEPFEATTVTVFAAKSLNTVMEELIAEYNKTQPNVSIVGSYDSSGTLMTQIEEGAACDVFFSAAQKQMDQLQDEDGLAVDGTRHNVVNNQVCVVTWKGSGTEVTGLSDIGKAKSIAFADGSVPVGKYTRQAMVNAGMLDKVDDVSQITTSEIQEALGGVEINECANVGAVTAAVAEGSNEVGTVYYSDTYGFEDRLQILEVVPYELTGNVIYPVAQIINKEADELEQSAAEDFINFLTSDDAKTIFQKYYFDTDVE
- the modB gene encoding molybdate ABC transporter permease subunit, with the protein product MSQLAAYLSGLDWSPLLISLKTGIVATIISFFLGIYAARKVVKAGPRVKAVADGILTLPMVLPPTVAGFFLLLLFSLRRPFGAYLYDRFDFKVVQTWLGCILAATVIAFPLMYRNARAAFEQIDVNLIYAARTLGMPEIKIFWKVVVPAAGPGIASGTVLTFARALGEYGATSMLAGNIPKKTSTISQKIAMVIQDGDYATAGFWVIVILVIAFVVIFLLNIITAKNMKHVSRW
- a CDS encoding sulfate/molybdate ABC transporter ATP-binding protein — translated: MSLKVNIKKRLGNFNLDVAFETERGVFAILGASGCGKSMTLKCIAGIETPDEGRIELNGRVLYDSAKKINLTLQKRRVGYMFQDYALFPNMTVEQNIKAGMGKHPEEEKVRSYINRFRLEGLEKHYPAQLSGGQKQRVAMARMIASEPDILLLDEPFSALDSYLKWELEQEMRDMLAEVQKPVLFVSHNRDEVYRLCSVVSCIDHGKMEVIEKTKEFFHNPKTKTAAVLSGCKNISAAEIVDNNHIKALGWGITLCVSEIPEETKAVGIRAHSFYPVNAEQISGKESAANESRVSVIQEGTGFKKYRNPVQEENIFKIEESRIIEDPFEWNISFRPSKESGWLQWKIAKTEQEDSPGPIPPALAVHAKDILLLKDNAYE
- a CDS encoding LysR family transcriptional regulator, which codes for MNNRQLTIFRTVCEEGSMTKTAEKLYMTQPAVSQTIKELEQESGVCFLERYNRKVVPTESGRLLYQYACHILGLYQDLEQHLKETEGVRTIRIGANLSVGVKMLRGFIRAFEKKYPDIQVKVTVSGSVRLMELLKTHQIDLGLMEDLPGETDYIQEPFAKDRTLIVAAPDHPLAGKEHVRFEDLKKENFLLREKGAGVRDRFEAILRTKDCVIDPLWESRSTKVLVQAVEDGFGISVLPYCLIEEYLKEGRLAEIKVEDLCLERNLNLVYHPHKVWNDPLRDFMDIVRWYGHDEIRAMKTTDGMFHGQTDTNTLLL
- the sdaAB gene encoding L-serine ammonia-lyase, iron-sulfur-dependent subunit beta, coding for MNLLDIIGPVMVGPSSSHTAGAVKIGRVSRKLLAEEVKEAKIYFHGSFLATGKGHGTDKALIAGLLGMQVDDPAIPDSFRIAGERGMDFSLEGIDLGDVHPNSVKMNLTGVSGRTLEVVAASIGGGRIQICELDGITANFSGDYPTLIVHNIDQPGHVTEVTSMLAHKGVNIATMQLYRKSRGGSAVMVIECDQEVPKESLAWLERLEGILKVTYCSLVEE